AGGCGCAGAACGCGGTGACATTCGCGTATCTGGACAAGATCCCGCTCCGCGAGGTGTTCAGGCAACGGCTCACCGAGCTCTGGAACACGCCGAGCGTGGGCGTGCCGAGCCGCGTCGCGGGCCGGCTGTTCTACCGCATGAACACCGGCCTGCAGAATCAGTCGGTGCTCTACGAGCAGGCCGGGCTGGCCACCGCGCCCACCGTGCTCATCGATCCCAACACCCTCTCGGCCGACGGATCGGTGGACCTGGCCTCGTCGTCGCCGTCCCCGGACGGCAAGTACCTCGCCTTCGGGCTGTCGGTGGGCGGATCGGACTGGGAGGAGTTGCATGTTCGCGATCTGGCCACCGGCCGCGCCACCGCCGACACCGTGCACTGGGTGAAGTATTCCGGCATCGCGTGGACGCGGGACGGCAAGGGATTCTTCTACACGCGGTTCCCCGCCCCACCCAAGGATCAGGTGCTCACCGCCGCCGCGGTGAACGGCAAGATCTACTATCACGTGGTGGGCACGCCCGACTCGCAGGACCGCATGATCTACGAGCGCCCCGACCGGCCCACCTGGTACGTGGGCGCGTCGGTGACCGACGACGGCCGGTATCTGTTCATCACGCTCCACCACGGGACGAATCCCGAGAACCTGCTCTACTACGCCGACCTCGCCGATCCGATGCACCCGAACATCGGCGCCGCGATCGAACCCGTGAACACGTCCAACGACGCCGAGTACGCGGTGATCGGCAACCTCGGACGCACCGTGTTCATCCAGACCACCAACCATGCGCCCAATCGGCGGATCATCGCCGTCGTGCTGCCCGACACGGCGCACTGGCGCACCGTGGTGCCCGAGACGAAGAACAACATCGAGGCCGCGCTCGTGGCCGGCGATCGCGTGGTGGTGCAGACGCTGGAGGACGTGCAGAGCCACGTGCGGATGTACGACGCCGCCGGCAAGCTGCTGGACACCGTGAAGCTCCCGGGCATCGGCGCCGTGGAGGGCTTGAGCGGGCGCGCCGGCACCCCGGAGCTGTTCTACAGCTTCGCGTCGTACCTCGCGCCCACGATCGTCTACCACTACGACTTCGCGTCCCGGCGGACGACCGTGTTCGGCCCGCCGCGGCCCAAGCCCCCGTTCGACGCCGCGCCGTACGAGACCCGGCAGGTGTTCTATCGGTCCAAGGACGGCACGCGCGTGCCGATGTTCATCACCGCCAGGAAGGGCGTGACGCTCGACGGCTCGCACCCCACCATTCTCTACGCGTACGGCGGGTTCGACATCGCCACGCTGCCCAGCTACAGTCCCACGGTCGCGATGTGGCTGGAGCATGGCGGCATCTATGCCGTGGCCAACATCCGCGGCGGCAGCGAATACGGCGAGGCATGGCATCATGCCGGCCGGCTGGACAAGAAGCAGAACGTGTTCGACGATTTCGCGGCCGCCGCCGAGTACCTGATCAAGCAGAAGTACACGTCGCCCAAGCACCTGGCCATCCACGGCTATTCGAATGGCGGCTTGCTCGTGGGCGCCACGGAGGAGCAGCACCCCGAGCTGCTCGCGGCGGCGTATCCCGGCGCCGGCGTCATGGACATGCTGCGGTATCAGAAATTCAGCGCCGGCATCGGCTGGGTGCCCGAATACGGGTCGTCCGACAACCCCGAACAGTTCAAGTATCTGATCAAATATTCGCCCGTGCACAACGCCAGGGCGGGCACCTGTTACCCGGCCACGATCGTGACCACGGCCGACCACGACGACCGCGTGGTGCCCGGGCACTCGTTCAAGTTCACGGCGGCGATGCAGGCCGCCCAGGGGTGCGACCGGCCGATCCTGATCCGCGTGGAAACCAAGACCAGCCATGGGTACATGCCCACCGACAAGCGGATCGCGCAGCTGGCGGACGTGTGGGCATTCACGGGCTGGAATACCGGGATGCGGTAGCCGGTGAAGCCGGTAGCCACTGCGGCAGCGCCAGGGCTCTCCCTTGGCGTGAAGTTGCCGCTGCTCATCGGCGCGTTGCTCGTCGTCGTCATCGGGGTGAACACCTGGGGCGACTACCGCAATCACACGCGCGCCGAAGAATTGATCACCGAGACTCGGCTGGGCCAGGTGGCAGAGGAGCTGAGCCTCGCGTTCGATCGCACGAGCGGGCAGCTGCTCCAATCCACCGCTGCCGCCGCCCGCGCCAGCGCCGTCCGGGCGTATCTGGAACACCCCGCCACGCGCCTGCGGGAGGCGGCGCTCGGCGCGCTGTTTCGCGCGGAATCCGGCCCGCAGACGGTCACCGTGCAACTCTGGGATACCGCCGGCCACGTGCTGTTGAGCACCGAGCCGGACCGTCGTGCCCGCGCGCCCCAGGATGAAGCCCCGCTGCTCCGCCGCGCCGCGATCTCCCCCGCGGGCGCCGTGGGGCGTTTCCATGTGATCGGCGATTCGGTGGTCTTCGCCGTGGTGTCGCGCGTGCGCCTGCAGCGTCGCGTGGCCGGGTACGTGGTGCACTGGCGCATGATCTCCTCGTCGCCCGACGCGCGCCGCGCGGCCAGCCTGCTCATCGGCGCCGGCGGGCGCATCCTCGTCGGCAATGCCACCGACAGCGTGTGGAGCGACCTCCAGACGGCCACCGCCGCGCCGCCGGTCAACCTGTCGCGGACTCGCGGCGTGGTCACGTACCAGCGTCCGCGCATCGGGCGCGTGCTCGCCATGCCGCGGCGCGTGGCCGGCACGCCGTGGACCGTCGTCGTGGAGTTCCCGTACGACTCGATCATGGCCCCCGTGCGGGACGACGTGTCGCGACTCCTGCTCATGGACGCGCTCGTGCTGCTCCTGGGGCTGGCGGGGGCGTGGGCCCTGAGCCGGGCGCTCACGGCGCGCCTCTCGCGGCTCACCGCCACCGTGGAATCGACGGCCGCCGGCGGAACGCCGTCCCGCTCCCCGCATCCCGCCGGCGGCGACGAGCTGGTCCGCCTCGGCCACGCGTTCGACGCGATGGTGGCCCGCGTGGATGACGCGCTTGGCGCGCGGACGGCATCGGAGGAGCAGTACCGCCGGCTGTTCGAATCGGTGCCGCTCCCGGTCTATGTGTTCGACGTCGAGACCCTGCGCTTCCTGGAGGTGAACGGCGCCGCCGTTCGGCACTACGGATATTCCCGTGAAGCATTTCTCACGATGACGCTGCGGGACATCCGATCCGCCGAGGACATTCCGCGCATGGAGGCCGACGTCCACACCCTGAACGATCGCCCGCAGGCGCGAGGCATCTGGCGCCACCTCAAGCACGACGGCACGCCGATCGACGTCGAGGTGGTCTCCCACATGATCAACTTCAACGGCCGGCACGCGGCGCTCACCGTGGTCACCGACGTCACCGAACGCAACGTCGCCGCCGAAGCGCTCCGGCGCTCGGAGGAGCGGTATCGCTCGCTGTTCCGCGAGGCCCCGTTCGGCATCGCGCTGTCGTCGGTCGAGGGACGCATCGTCGATGCCAATCCGGCGCTGGCGTCGATGCTCGGCTACCCCTCGGAGCGCGAGATCGTGGGACGACACGTGGCCGAGCTGTACGCCAATCCCGACGATCGCGGCGAGATCTTTGCCGAGCTGCAGCGCGCCGGGCACTGCCGGCGCGAAGCGCTCCAGTGGATGCGCCAGGACGGACGACCGATCACGGCGCGGTTCACGGCCCGCGTCGTCTCCGACGCGCGCCACCCCAACGCCTACGTGGAAGCGATCGTCGAGAACGTGACCGAGCGCGTGCGCCTGGAGGAGCAGTTCCGCCAAGCCCAGAAGATGGAAGCCATCGGCCGGCTCGCCGGCGGCATCGCGCACGACTTCAACAACCTCCTCACGGTGATCCTCGCCACCACGGAACTCCTGCTCGACCGCAGCCCCCCGGCGGGACCGGAGCACGCCGAGCTGGAAGACGTGTATCGCAGCGCGCAGCGCGGGGCCGATCTCACCCGGCAACTGCTCGCCTTCAGCCGGCGCCAGATGCTGTCGGTGCGGCCGTTGAGCGCGAACACGCTCGTCCGCGGCACCGAGAGCCTCCTGCGACGGCTGATCGGCGAGGACGTACGCCTCAACGTCATCCCGGCCGCCGGCCACGACACGGTGCTCGCCGACGCGGGACAGCTCGAACAGGTGCTCATGAACCTCGCCGTGAACGCGCGCGACGCGATGCCCGACGGCGGCGCGCTCACGATCGAAACCCAGGCCGTGGAACTCACCGAGGACCAGACCGAGCACAGCGTGACCATGCCCCCGGGGGCCTACCTGGTGATCGCCGTGAGCGACACCGGCGTGGGCATGGACGCCGCCGTGCGCGCGCACATCTTCGAGCCCTTCTTCACCACCAAGGACAAGGACAAGGGCACGGGGCTCGGCCTGGCGACCGTGTACGGCATCGTGAAGCAGATGGGCGGGTACATCTGGGTGTACAGCGAGGTGGGCGTCGGCACCACGTTCAAGATCTACCTGCCGCGCGTGGCCGAAGCCCCCCGCGCGCGGGCCGCCGAGCCGTCGGGCGGCCGCGCCCACACCGGCACCGAGACGTTGCTCGTGGCCGAGGACGAGCCCGGCATTCGCAACCTCCTGGTGCGCGTGCTCACCGCCAGCGGCTACACCGTGCTCGCCGCGGCGAGCGGCGAGGAAGCCACCGAACTCGCGCGGGGCCACGCGTTGCCCATCCATCTGCTCGTGACCGACGTCGTGATGGCCGGCATGCACGGGCCCGACCTGGCCCGCCACGTGGCCGAGCTGCACCCGGAGGCGGCGGTGCTCTTCCTGTCCGGCTACACCGACGAAGCGGTGGTCCAGCACGGCGTGGACACCGGACGGGCCGCGTTTCTCCAGAAGCCGTTCACGCACCACGAATTCCTGGCCAAGGTGCGGGACGTCCTCCACGCCGCGGCCGGCGGGGAACACCGCCGGCCGGAGTAGCGCGCGCGCCTACTGCGTGACGACCACCGTGCCCACGAATCCGGGATACCGCGCCGGTGGATGGAGGGTGCAGTGATAGCGGTACGTGCCCGGCTGGTCGAAGGTGTGCTGGAACGCCCCGCCCTTGGTGGACCCGGCGGCCGGCGGCGAGAGCGTTCCGCTGTCCCAGATGCCGTCGTCGCTGGTGGTCGTGTGCGGCACCGCGCCCTGGTTCGTCCACCGCACCGTGCCACCCACCCGCACGGTGACCGTGAAGGGCGTGAACACGAAGTCCTTGATCTGCACGTCGGTGACCACGCCGCCCCCACCGCCACCGCCGCCTCCACCGCCGTCGCTCAGCGGCGCCGTGGCACTGCAGCCGGCGGTCATCGTCATGGCCGCCAGCAAGAGAATGGTCGGAACGCGCACGAGTGTGGAATGCAGAGGGTGAACCGGTGGATCGGTGGGTCGATGCGCCGGACCCCGCGCATCGACCCACCGGCGCACCACGTTACTGTTTCTCGATCTGTCCGCGGATCTCCCCGCCCTTGTTCGCCGCCGTATGGACGTTCACGTACGCGTCGCCGCCGTTGATCAGCGCCATCAACGAATCGCCGGAGACTCCCTTGCTCACTTCCTTGGCGAGATCGATGAACCCGGACGCCAGCCCGCCGGACGCCACGTGCTTGATCGTGAACGAGTACACCGGCGGCCCGCCCACGCCCACCTTGCCCACGTGGATGTGCGCCATCGTCGCCGCGCCCGTGAGGCCCTTGACGGTGATCGCGTAGCGCAGGCGCATGCCCACCAGCGTGAAGTGGGCCGTGCCGGTGCCGGTGGTGGTGTTGGCCGGCGTCTCCGCGGCGCCGGTCATCTGGGCCACGTACTTGACCGCCTGCGGGCGCGGGGCCGACGGGCCGGTCCAGCCCGCGACCAGCGCGACGGATGCTGCGATGCCGAGGATACGGAAATGCATGGGACGATCTCCAAGGTGTGAGACGGGGTGCGTCACCTGCCGACCGGATGCCGGCCTCGGCTCCGATCGCCCTGCCATGGGGAAAACACTCACCACAATACGGGAAAACCGCTCGCCGCGCTGCGGCGGGGGCCCGACAGACCGGCGATCGCGGGTCGCGTAGGATGCGGCATTGGCCCTTGTCGGCCACGCCGCCCCCCGGAACCCGAGACCCGGACGGCGCGCGATCCGTCATCCCGGGAGCTCCGGATGCCGACGTCCACCGTGCCCAGTACCCCGTCCGTCCCGTCAGGTGCCGCCGGCACCGCGGGGGCGCCGCCGCGGCACCTGCTCGCGTTCGGGCCCGGCGCCGTGGCGCGCCGGACGCCGCGAATGTTCGGCATCCTGCGCGTGCTGCGCCGTCACGGCATTCTGGGCGCCCTCCGCGGACGCCGCCACTGGCCCGAGCCCACCGAGGTGCGTGCGGCCCTCGAGGAACTGGGCGTGGTGTTCCTCAAGTTCGGCCAGGTGCTGGCGGTGCGCCGCGACATCCTGCCCGACGAGTACACGCGCGAACTCGAACGCCTGCACGACCGGCTGCCGCCGATGCCGTTCGCCGACGTCGTGGCCACCATCGAGCACGATCTGGGAGGCACGCTGCGCGACCACTTCGCGTCGGTGGACGAGCGCCCGATCGCCGCCGCCACCATCGCGCAGGTGCACCGGGCCACCCTCCCCGACGGTCGCCAGATCGTGCTCAAGGTGCGACGCGCGGGCCTCGAGTCGCGCGTGGCCGAGGACACCGCCATTCTCGCGTACCTCGCGGCGCTGGCCGAGCGGTATGTGCCCCGCCTGCAGACGTTCGACCTCGTGGGGATGATTCAGGAATTCCGATACGCCCTGCAGCGCGAGATGGACTTCCGCCTCGAGGCGCGCACCATCCGCCGGTTCCGCGAGGCCCTGCGCGACGTGGACGGCGTATGGACCCCGGACATCGTGCCCGAGTACTGCGGCCCGGCCGTGATCGCGATGGAGTATTTCAGCGGCGTGCGCGTGGATCGGTACGCCGTGAGCCATCCCGACGAGCGCCCCCGCCTGGCCCGCGGCATCGCCACCCTGCTGCTGCACCAGATCTTCGAGAACGGGCTGTTCCAGGCCGACCCGCACCCCGGCAACATCGCCGTGCTCGCCGACGGCCGCCTGTGCCTGCACGATTTCGGCATGGTGGGCGAACTCGACGCGGCCATGCGCGACAGCCTCACGTCGCTGCTCGACGCGGTGGTGCGCGGCGACGTGCGCGACACCGCCGACGCGTATCTGGAGTTGGGCCTCGTGGGCGCCGATGTGGACCGTCCCGCCCTCGAAGCCGACCTCAGTGCCCTGCTCCGCCGCATCCACGAGCAGGACATCGCCGAGATCTCGGTGGGCGACGCCCTGCAATCGTTGCTGCGGGTGGGCACGAGCCATCGCATCCGCAATCCGGGCGCCGTCCTGCTGCTCACCCGCGCCTTCCTGCTCGCCGAAGCGGTCATGCGCGACCTCGACCCCGCGCTCAGCGTGGCCGCGGCGTTCCAGGACGAGATGCAGCGCGTGGCGATGCGACGGTTCACGCCGTCGCGGCTTCTGGACGACGCGCGCCGCGCACAGCGGGAGATCGAGAAGCTCCTGGGCAGCGCGCCCGCGGATATGCGGCGCACCCTGCACCGGCTCTCCGAGGGCGAGTTGGGCCAGGTGCGCATTCCTGCGCTCGAGAGCACCGAACGCCGCGCCAGCCGCGGCATCGAGCGCCTCACCGGCGCCGTGGCGTCGGCGGCCCTGTTGATCGCCGGCGCCCTGCTCGTCGTGGCCGGCGGCTGGCACCGTTATCTGGGCGACGTGCTGCTCGCGTTCGGCGCCGTGGACACGGCGATGGTCGGGATCGGCGCCTGGCGGGGCCGCGCCCGGTAGCGGCCGCGCGCCTCAGTGGGCGTCGGGCCAACGCGTGTACGGGAGTCGCGCGAGGTTGGAATTGAAGTACCGCGGGTCGTCCGACACCTCCAACCCCACCCACGGCGGAAGCTTCACCACCGCGTTGGCCGCCGGCAGTTCCACCTCGGCGAGGACGAGTCCCGCATTCTCCCCCTCGAACACATCCACCTCCCATACCCGCCCGTCGAAGGCCACGCGGTGCCGCACCTTCTCGATCAGCGGCGCCGGACACAGCCGGTCGAGCATCACGTCGGCGTCGGCCACGGGGATCGGATATTCGAACTCCAGCCGCTCGATTCCCACCGTCGCGCCCTTGATCGTCAGAAAGCCCTGATCGCCCACGGCGCGCACGCGCACCACGTGCGCCGCCTCGGTGGACAGGTACCCCTGGCGGAACCGCTTGCCCGCCGCCGCATCCGGGCGCCACATGTCGTGCTTGACCAGGAACTTCCGTTCGATCTCGATCGCCACGGGATCCTCAGCGTGCCGGTATGAACCGCATCTGGAAGATGTTGAACTTGCCGCCAGGAACGAATGGCGCCACCCCCAGGACTGGCCATGCATTGTGGTCGTCGATCATCCATGCGGGGTTGAGCGCCCTGCGTGTGCGGCCTACCACGCGCTCTCCATGGACGGGGAGGACGAGTGATCGTGCAGCCCGAGAATGCGCTTCAGCGCCCGCGGGCAATTCTCATTCGCGGTCGGATCGAGCTTGAGCTGTTCGAGCGCCCCCAGCACTCGCATCGGATCGGCGTCCGCGAAGGACACCGTGTTCCAGCGGTGCGTACCCATCGTGATCTGCGCGCGCTCGCCGCGACACCCCGCCACGGTCATCGGCCGGCGGCGCTTGGTGAGCGTGACGATGCGGAGGTCGCGGTGCGGCACGACCACGTTGCGGAGCAGGTCGGCCAGCGAGTGCGGGGGCGTGCCGGGAGCCGGCGCCGGGAGGGCCCAGGCGTCGAACGCCGCCGACAGCGCGTCGGCGGCCAGGGGGAATTCTGCCGTGATATCCGGCCGCCAGAACTCGAGGTCGCCCGCGCCGGCCCGCTCCAGCCGCTCGATGTGGAGCCGGCCGTCGCAGATCTTCACGTTGTGCGGCGACAGCAGCGAGAGCACATGCGTTTCCTCGCGCTCCGCAACGTCCGGCGCCTCGGTTACCTCGCCGCCGCCCGGCGGGGCAACGAACGTACGCTCGAACGCCCGCCATTCCCACCGCGGAACGCCGGCGGCGTGCCCCCCGGCTCCCCCGTCGGCGATCGCCGGATTGCTGACCCGCCCCGCAAATTCCACCGCTCCAACTCCTCGTGCAGACTCGCGAAGAATCGGCGTTCGGGGAGAGCCGCCCTATCGGGAAAACCCTCGCCTCGGGTCGGGCGAAGCGCGTACGTGCCCGCCCGCTTTGCCCACAGATCCGTACGGGAACCCAACGGACCGGCTAGACGCGCCCGCCGAGCCAGAGCCCCAGCACGGCTGCCGCCGCCAGCGCGAGAAACCCGGGCGCCACGGCGCGCCGGAACCTGGGCGATCCGAGCCCCAGCGCCACGCCAAGCTTGAGCAACGTATTCGAGAGCACTCCCACCACGATGCCTTGCGCCGCCAGCCCGCTGCTGGCGCCGTCGGCCACCGACCGGCACATCGACACGGTCAGCGCGTCCACGTCGGTGAGACCGAGTACCGCCGCCGAGCCGAGCACGCCCACGGAGCCCCACAGCTCGCTGGCCACCGACAGCGCCATCATCGCCAGTTGGAACACCAGCGCCAGTTGGATGGCCGACCAGAGACGCAGCGGACTCTGCCGTTCCGGCTTCACCTCGCTCGACGCGGCCGGCGAGGGACGCCGCAGCAAGATGGCCACCAGCCCTGCCCCCACGATGGCCGACGGGAGCAGCATCGGAACCAGCGCCCGCGCCACACCCACATTGAGGATCGCCGACGTGGTGAATACCCGCGCCACGAGCACGGTGCACGCCCCGATGACGCCGAGCGCCAGCGGGCCGCTCAATTCCGCGCCGTTCCGGCTCAGCCGCGAGAACTGGAACGTGACGGCCGTGGACGAGACGAGGCCGCCGATTATTCCCGTGACGCCATACCCGCGCTCCGCGCCCACGGCGTGGCGGGCCACGTGCCCCGCGAAGTTGAGCCCGGAGAACAGGAGCACGATCGTCCACAGCATGCGCGGCCGGATGCCACCCAGCGGTCCGAACGGACCTTCGGGCAACAGTGGCAGCACCACCAGCGCCAGCACCGCGAACTGCAGCGCGGCGCGCATCTCGCCCTCGCCGATCTTCCGCACCAGCCAGTGCAGCCGCTCCTTCTCGCCCAGCGCCAGAACCACCACGGCCACGGCGCCCGCAGCCAGCGCCATCTGTCCGATTCCCGCCAGGGCGCCCAGCGCGAGGACCACGAGCGCCGCCGCCTCGGTGGTGCCATCCAGGTCCATGCCGGGCCGGCGCACCGCCATGGCGTAGGCAATGGCCACAAACACCACGCCGCCGGCCAGCAGCACGGCGGTGGCAGCAACGTAGCCCCACCAGAGCAGCAGCCCCGCCGCGCCGCCGAGGATGCCCAGGAGCAGAAAGGTGCGCACCCCCGCGAAGCGCGCTTGCGGTCCCGACGCGTGTCCCGACCACTCCCGCTCCGTGCCCACGGCCAGCCCCACCAGCGCGGCCATGCTCAGCCGGACGGCAGCTTCGAGGGCGGGCGGCACACCCGGGAACAGTTCAATGATCGTTGTCATGACCATGCAGGATCGCACCGCCGAACCCCGCAGCGCTAGTCGTCGCCGTACCCGTCGCCGATCCGGTACCGCTTGAGCTTGTCGTACAGGGTGCGCAGTCCGATGCCCAGCCGGTCGGCGGCCTCGCGGCGGTTGCCGCCGGTGGCGGTGAGCACCTCCTCGATCGCGTTGCGCTCCAGATCGGCGAGCGTGTGTGGGGCCTCGAGCTTGGGGCGGAGGCCGTTGCGCAGCGCGCCGTCGCCCGCCGGCTGGATATCGGCGGCCCGGATGCGATGCCCGGTGGCGAGAATGGCCGCGCGCTCGAGCGCATTGGCCAGCTCCCGCACGTTGCCCGGCCACGCCGCCTCCTGGATGCGGCGCTTGGCGTCGTCGTCGAGGGTCAGATGCGACCGTCCGACATCGGCCCCGATGCGCAGCAGCAGGTTCTCGGCCAGAGGCAGGATGTCCCCGCGCCGCTCGCGCAGCGGCGGCAGACGGATGGGGAACACGGCCAACCGGTGATAGAGATCCTCGCGCAGTCCGCCCGACGCCAGCAGGTCGGCGGGCTCGCGATTCGTGGCGGCCACCCACCGCACGTCGGCTTCGATGGTGCGCGTGCCGCCCACGCGCTCGAACCGGCGGTCCTGCAGCACGCGGAGCAGCTTGGCCTGGACCTCGGGCTTCATCTCGCCAATCTCGTCGAGAAAGAACGTGCCGCCGTCGGCCAGTTCGATGCGTCCGCGCCGCGCCGCCGTGGCGCCCGTGAACGCGCCCTTCTCGTGCCCGAACAGCTCGCTCTCGAGCAGCGTCTCGGGAAGCGCGGCGCAGTTCACGGCCACGAACGGCCCGTGGGCGCGGGCGCTCCAGGCGTGCAGCGTGCGGGCCGCCACCTCCTTGCCCGTGCCGCTCTCGCCGATCAGGAGCACCGTGGAGTTGGTGGGCGCCACGCGGCGCAGCCCGTCCACCACCGCCGCCATCGCCGGGTCGCCGTACGTGAGCGGCGGCAGCGGCGGCGCCTCGCGCGCCGCGCGATCGCGCGCCGCGAGCAGCGTGCGCCGCTCCAGGGCCCGCGACGCCAGCAGTCGCAGTTCGCGCGGACTGCTGATCGGCTTTTCCAGATAGTCGAACGCGCCGAGCTTCATCGCTTCCACGGCCGATTCCACCGATCCGTGCGCCGTGAGCAGGATGACCTCCATCTCCGGTTGCTCGGCGCGGGCCCGCCGCAGCAGCTCCAGCCCGTCCATTCGCGGCATCCGGAGATCGGTGATCAGCAGATCGAAGCTCTCGCGGGCCAACCGCCGCGCCGCCTCTTCGCCGTCGGCGGCCGAGGCCACCGAGTGCCCGTCGTCTTCCAGGGCCTCGGCGATGAACTCGCGCAGCCCCTGCTCGTCGTCCGCCACCAGGATGCGTGCCATGGCCGGGTTCAGCCCGCGGGAATCGAGATGCGGAACACCGCGCCGCCGCCGGCGTGATTGACGGCCGTCACCGTGCCGCCGTGCATCTGCGTCACGCGCTGCGCCACCGCGAGCCCGAGGCCGGTGCCCGTGGTGCGCGTGGTGTAGAACGGCGCGAAGATCTTCTCCTCGTCGCCCGGGGAGATGCCGTCGCCGAAGTCGCGCACGGCGATCTCCAGCGCGCCCCCGCGCTGGCGCACCGTCACTTCGGGACGCGTGCCGGCCGCCGTGGCCTGGAGCGCGTTGCGCAGCACGTTGGTGATCGCCTGGCGCATCCGCGCGTCGTCCAGCGGCCAGCTGCGCGGCGCGTCGTCCAGCGCCAGCGAGAACCGGCCCGGCGCCACCTCGTCGGCGCCGGCGCGCACCAGCGCCACCGGGTCGGTGGGCCGGATGTCGATCGGGCCCGAGCGCACGAAGTCGAGCAGGTCGCTGGTGAGCGCCTCCAGGCGCTCGGCCTCCTGCACCACGCGCTCGGCCTTGCGATGGTCGGCTTCGCGCGACGTGAGCCGCTCGGCCAGCAGCTGCGCGTGCCCCTTGAGCGACGCCAGGGGATTGCGGATCTCGTGCGCCATCACGCCGGCCATCTCGCCGAGGGCGCTGAGGCGCCGCTGTTCCTCCATCCGCCGCTCGGCCAGCTCCTGCTGCGCCGACAGCCGCCAGAAGATGAACGCGGCGGCCAGCAGCGCGGCGGCGACGAGCGCCGAGAGGATGAACGTGCTCAACGATTCGGCGGCCATCTGCTCGGCGGCCACCGGTTCGAACTCGATGGCGAGCAGCCGGCGCGGCCCTTCTTCGGCCCCGTCGGGCGTGCCGCGGGAGAGCGGCGCCATGGCCGTGATCCGGATGCGCGATCCGACCGTCTCGACCACCGGCGGCCGCCGCATCACGCGCGTGGAGTCGAGCGCGGCGGTGTCGGCGGCCGTCCCCGCCTGCGCCAGCGCGTGCCCGCCGGCGTCGAACAGGCCGACGTACCGCAGCCCCGCGTCCTCGCGCATCCGCAACAGCGAGTCGAGCTGCTGCGCGGTGGGCACCGTGGGCAGCGCGCGCACCAGCTGGCGGGCCGATTCGAACAGCACGCCGGCCTGCCCACGGTTGAGCGTGGACGTGGCGCGCACCACGCGGCGATGGCTCATCCAGGACATGGCGAGCAGCGCAGCGGCCATGGCGACCGTCGTGGCCAGCCATCCCCAGCGCGCCCAGCGGCCAATTCGAGCAGTGCGCATGACGTCCCCGGCAACGTGGGCCCGAACGCGAGTGTTCGGGTCCGTGTCGCGAATATACGAGGCCGGCGGAAGCGGGGCGACCAAGGTGTCCGCCGGAGCCAACCGCCGGGGCATGGCGCGATCTCCCCTATTCGTATCGCAGGGCTTGGATGGGATCCAGCGCCGCCGCCTTGCGCGCCGGATAGTAGCCGAAGAAGATCCCCACCGCCGCCGAGAACCCGATCGCGATGCCCACCATGGCCGGCGCGATGGCCGTCTGCCACCCCGTGGCCTGTTGCAGCACCGCCGAGCCCGCGTAGCCGAGCGCCACGCCGAAGAAGCCGCCGATCACGCTCATCACGATCGCCTCGACCAGGAACTGGGTGAGCACGTCGCTGCCGCGGGCCCCGATCGCCATGCGAATGCCGATCTCGCGCGTGCGCTCGGTGACCGACACGAGCATGATGTTCATGATGCCGATGCCGCCCACGAGCAGCGAGATGCTGGCGATCGCCGCCAGCAGCAGCGTCATCACCTGCGTCGTGCCCGACGCCGCCTGCGCGAGATCGGTCTGGTTACGCACGGTGAAGTCGTCGGGATCATACGGCGCCAGCTTGTGCGTATCGCGCAGGATCTGCGTGATCTCCTGCTCGGCCGCCGGGATCTCGTCCTTGGTGGACGTGCTGACCAGGATCTGGGCGATGAACTGGTGGTTCGAGAGC
This genomic interval from Gemmatimonadaceae bacterium contains the following:
- a CDS encoding CYTH domain-containing protein, with translation MAIEIERKFLVKHDMWRPDAAAGKRFRQGYLSTEAAHVVRVRAVGDQGFLTIKGATVGIERLEFEYPIPVADADVMLDRLCPAPLIEKVRHRVAFDGRVWEVDVFEGENAGLVLAEVELPAANAVVKLPPWVGLEVSDDPRYFNSNLARLPYTRWPDAH
- a CDS encoding AarF/UbiB family protein; the protein is MPTSTVPSTPSVPSGAAGTAGAPPRHLLAFGPGAVARRTPRMFGILRVLRRHGILGALRGRRHWPEPTEVRAALEELGVVFLKFGQVLAVRRDILPDEYTRELERLHDRLPPMPFADVVATIEHDLGGTLRDHFASVDERPIAAATIAQVHRATLPDGRQIVLKVRRAGLESRVAEDTAILAYLAALAERYVPRLQTFDLVGMIQEFRYALQREMDFRLEARTIRRFREALRDVDGVWTPDIVPEYCGPAVIAMEYFSGVRVDRYAVSHPDERPRLARGIATLLLHQIFENGLFQADPHPGNIAVLADGRLCLHDFGMVGELDAAMRDSLTSLLDAVVRGDVRDTADAYLELGLVGADVDRPALEADLSALLRRIHEQDIAEISVGDALQSLLRVGTSHRIRNPGAVLLLTRAFLLAEAVMRDLDPALSVAAAFQDEMQRVAMRRFTPSRLLDDARRAQREIEKLLGSAPADMRRTLHRLSEGELGQVRIPALESTERRASRGIERLTGAVASAALLIAGALLVVAGGWHRYLGDVLLAFGAVDTAMVGIGAWRGRAR
- a CDS encoding sigma-54 dependent transcriptional regulator, which encodes MARILVADDEQGLREFIAEALEDDGHSVASAADGEEAARRLARESFDLLITDLRMPRMDGLELLRRARAEQPEMEVILLTAHGSVESAVEAMKLGAFDYLEKPISSPRELRLLASRALERRTLLAARDRAAREAPPLPPLTYGDPAMAAVVDGLRRVAPTNSTVLLIGESGTGKEVAARTLHAWSARAHGPFVAVNCAALPETLLESELFGHEKGAFTGATAARRGRIELADGGTFFLDEIGEMKPEVQAKLLRVLQDRRFERVGGTRTIEADVRWVAATNREPADLLASGGLREDLYHRLAVFPIRLPPLRERRGDILPLAENLLLRIGADVGRSHLTLDDDAKRRIQEAAWPGNVRELANALERAAILATGHRIRAADIQPAGDGALRNGLRPKLEAPHTLADLERNAIEEVLTATGGNRREAADRLGIGLRTLYDKLKRYRIGDGYGDD
- a CDS encoding MgtC/SapB family protein: MTTIIELFPGVPPALEAAVRLSMAALVGLAVGTEREWSGHASGPQARFAGVRTFLLLGILGGAAGLLLWWGYVAATAVLLAGGVVFVAIAYAMAVRRPGMDLDGTTEAAALVVLALGALAGIGQMALAAGAVAVVVLALGEKERLHWLVRKIGEGEMRAALQFAVLALVVLPLLPEGPFGPLGGIRPRMLWTIVLLFSGLNFAGHVARHAVGAERGYGVTGIIGGLVSSTAVTFQFSRLSRNGAELSGPLALGVIGACTVLVARVFTTSAILNVGVARALVPMLLPSAIVGAGLVAILLRRPSPAASSEVKPERQSPLRLWSAIQLALVFQLAMMALSVASELWGSVGVLGSAAVLGLTDVDALTVSMCRSVADGASSGLAAQGIVVGVLSNTLLKLGVALGLGSPRFRRAVAPGFLALAAAAVLGLWLGGRV
- a CDS encoding ATP-binding protein, with the protein product MRTARIGRWARWGWLATTVAMAAALLAMSWMSHRRVVRATSTLNRGQAGVLFESARQLVRALPTVPTAQQLDSLLRMREDAGLRYVGLFDAGGHALAQAGTAADTAALDSTRVMRRPPVVETVGSRIRITAMAPLSRGTPDGAEEGPRRLLAIEFEPVAAEQMAAESLSTFILSALVAAALLAAAFIFWRLSAQQELAERRMEEQRRLSALGEMAGVMAHEIRNPLASLKGHAQLLAERLTSREADHRKAERVVQEAERLEALTSDLLDFVRSGPIDIRPTDPVALVRAGADEVAPGRFSLALDDAPRSWPLDDARMRQAITNVLRNALQATAAGTRPEVTVRQRGGALEIAVRDFGDGISPGDEEKIFAPFYTTRTTGTGLGLAVAQRVTQMHGGTVTAVNHAGGGAVFRISIPAG